GCCTTGGCTTCTTCAATCGGCTGCGCGGTTTTGGGATCCATGCGCACGCCGTCCATCGTGCACCAAGCCTGTGGTGAAATTTTCGGATCAACCAGATAAGCGTCTGAGAAGAAAACGAGTCCGCGCTCGCCTTGTTTTCCGAAAAGACGGTCCAGCTTCGCATGGGTCTGCGCCGATTCACCCCACAAGGTTTTCAGAACTTGCGAAGCGCGCTTGCGAAAGGCGCCTTTGATCGTGCTGCCGGGAATAAAAACTTCCCAGCGCCCGGACTCTTTGGCCGACGGCGTCCAAACGAGCATGCGCATGAACATTTTATCATACGGCTTGCCATACTTGCGCGATTTCTCGCGATTCGCCACGCCGCCGGGGCGAAAGTCGGTGTTGTATGGCTGTGTCAGCTCCTGACGCACGCGGTCGCGGCAGGCTTGCAGCAGGGCAATTTGGTTGCGGTCGTTGCTGATGCTTTTTTGCAGATTTCGCGGTTGAAGCATGTGATGGTAGTCGACGCGGCTGTGTGAGTCAAGAAACTCTTTCCACGTCGCCGCGCGAATACCTTCCGGCGGCGCCGCCGGGTTTTTCCACTGCTGCTCCGAAATCTTGCGCTCCAGCAGCATGGTCTTGATGCGAACATGCTCTTCGCGGCTGGCAATTTCCGCGTCAATCCAGGGATCGCTGCGCAGCAAATTGATCTGGCGATCAACCTGCTGATAAAGCGATGGGAAAATTTTCCCGCACGCCGGCGTCAAAAGCTGAACGAGAGCCGCTTCATTTTGAATTTGCGGCTCGAGCCGTTCAGCGAGTTGAACATCAAAGCCGAGACTCTCGGCAAGCTCGCGCCAGGCCTCGTGGTCGAATTGCTGCGTGGTTTGACGAACTTGCGCCAACACTTCGAGAACACGCTTCGCCATGTTGGACTTTTTGCCAAGGGCATCTTCAAGGGCGGTTTGCGCCGCTTCCTGGCTTGGAAACGGCTTGTCGACGATGGGCTGCAAATCATCAAGAGTTTTTTTGGAGAGCGGATGTTTGCCCTTGCCCAATTTCGCCACCGCTGCTTTTGGAAAAACCCAGCCTACAACTTCGCGATTGGCCCTTTCACGCAGCCAGATCGCGAGAACTTTCGGCAGGTACTCTGCCAGTTTCTTTTTCCAGGCTTCCGGGCTGAGAATGGGGCCGCCGATTCCCATTTCCAACCGTTGGCGAATCGGTTCCGGCAGCGTGCGCATGGCTTCGACGAGCAGGCGGCCTTCAATTGCCGCGAAAGCCGGAACCGCCGGATCCAGCTTGCCCCAGTTCCAGCCGACCAAAACCGGATTGTTCGCGTTAAAACGCAAGTTGATGGTGAGATGATTGGCGCGATCATTGACGGAAGGCGTTGTCGAGGCTGAAAACGGAATGTTCATCTCGATGCGGCATCGCCCCAACCCCTTGCTTTTTCCGGCGCCAAACCAGAACCGGCCGGCTTGCAGCTCTTGCAGCACGTAATACAGCCGCGCGGCATTGTCGCCCTGTTGCAGCGCCGCGTCATTCACGTCGATTTTAAGATTGAAAGCGGCGTTGCGAAACAGGGTTTCATATTTATAGTTGGCATTGGCCTCAGCCGCCCAGCGATCTTCGTCGAGGCGAATGCCCATGCGCAAATCAAACAGGCGTTCGCGGGGATAACACTCCTCCTGCAAATTGCACTGCACGCGCGCAATCAAATTGCCCGGCATCTGCGATTTGTACAAGCGCTGCCACAAATGATTGAGCAAGCCGATGTTGCCGCCGCTGCGCGATTGGCCGATAAAGGCATCCATCAACGATTGCGCCGTGCCGGCGATTTCTCCCGGCAAAGAGATCAGGCGCTGCGTTCCGTCACCGTCGCGGGTGAATAACGTTTTGCGCGCGTTGCCGCGATAAATCGGGGACTCCGCAAAAAGTTTGCCTTGCAGTAACATGTTCAAACATCCTCCTCTCTGTTATTGTCAGAAGAACGATGAATTTGCTTTTGCGCCAACGGCTTCGGCACTCAATACTCCATCTTTTTTCCCAACAACTTGAATTGGACCCAAGTCGCCGCCATGATGATCAGAAAAAACAGCCATGACATCGCGGAGGCATAGCCCATCTTGAGATACTCCCACGCATTTTGATAAATGTGATAAACAACGACATCAGTGCTGCGCAGCGGACCGCCTTCGGTCATCACATAAACAAAAGCAAAAACCTGAAACGAGCCGATTATTGATGTTACTAAGATAAAAAATGTCGTGGGCATTAGCAAGGGGAAAGTTATTTTCCAAAATCGCTGCCACGCATTGGCGCCGTCGGTGCGCGCGGCTTCGTAAAACTCGGGCGGGATGTTCTGCAGTCCGGCGAGAAAAATCACCATTTGGTAGCCGATGCCCATCCAGATGCTCATCAGCATGATCGCGAACAGCGCGGTCGAAGGATCGCGCAGCCAATTCAACGGCGGCAGGCCCAGCCAACTCAAGAGATGATTCGCCAAACCGAATTGCGGATGATACATCCACTGCCAGACGAGGGCGATCGCGACAAAAGAAGAAACGCTCGGGAGAAAAAACAAGGTTCGCAGAAAATTCACGCCGCGGATTTTTTGGTTCATCAGCAAGGCCACCGCCAGTGAAACCGCCATGCCGACCGGCACGTGCAAAGAATAAATCGCCGTGTTTTTCAAGGCGTTCCAGAAAGCCCGGTCGGTGAACAAAACTTGAAAGTTTTCCAATCCGATAAACGGCTTGGCAGCGGAAACGACGTTCCATTGATGGAAGCTCAGATAAAGAGAAAACAACAGAGGCGCAAAAACGAAAATGAGCAACAGAAAAAACGACGGCGCCAGAAATCCATACGCTCTCATCAACGTCTTCCGCTCCCTCCGCTTCGAAATCAGGATGCCGCTTCCGGCGACAAGCAAAGACACCGCCACCACGATCCACAAAAAGCTCAGAATTTCAGGATTGCCTTTCAAGGCAACGGTTTGGTTCGAAAGCCGTGCCAGATTTTTCAGCTCCTGGTCGAGCGCGCGGGCGGTGGCGGAGAAAACTTCGTGAATGTTTCTTCCGCCGATCATCACTTCGTCCACGGCGTTTTGCGTCATCGTCTCGACACGTGAAAACTCGTCGATCTTCGTGCCCCACGGTTGCCGGCCATACGGGATGGATTCGATAAACGCCTGCTCGAGTTGGTCAGGATCGGTTTCCTGCTGCCATTGCGCAATGGTTTTTACGGCTGGCACGCCGATTCCCGACCGGCTTCGAATGCGCGCCGCGTGGCTGTCGCTGAAGAAAGCCGCCAATCGCAGCGCCCATTCGCGCTGCAGCGTCGATTTCGGCACACACCAGCCTGCCGCGTAAATGGGCGTGACGAGCGAACCGCCGCCCGGTCGCGGCAAGGGCACGGCGCCAATCTTCAAATCGCCGCGTGCGATATATTTTTTGAATGACGGAAGCGCCCAATGGCCGCTCGAAATCATCGCAATTTTTCCGGACAAGAACATTCCCGTCGAGCCGGCGCCAGTTTTCAAAGCAACATCATCCGGCGCCACACGATGCTTCGTCCGCAAATCGATGAGAAATTGCAGCGCCCGCTCGGTTGCCGGTGAATCAAAATAGCCGGCAGCGGAAACGCCGGTCGAATCAAAAATATCTCCGCCGGCCATCCACACCCACGGCTGCCAGAGATAAAAATAATTCGAAAAAACCGTTCCGAATTGATCGGGCCGTCCGTCACCATCCTCGTCCCTCGTCAATTGCTGGGCGAGGCGCAAATAATCATCCCATGTCCAGTCGCTGCCGGGATAAGTCAGGCGCGCCTGGTCGAAAAGCCTTTTGTTGTAATACATCACAAGCGGCGTAAAATCTTTGGGAAGAGCGTAAAGGCTTTCTCCTTTTGAAAAAATAGACAACACGTTGGGAAAATAATCGCCGAGGTCGACGTTGAGCGAAGCAAGATAAGGCCGGAGATCGAGAAGAATCCCTTTGTTCAACAGTGCCGGAATGATCACGCTGTCCAACAAAAACACATCCGGCGGCTCGCCGGAAGCGATATAGGTCAAGATTTTTTCTTTGTAATTGGTGGGAATCGATTCGATCTGAACTTCAATGTTGGGATGCAGGCGCATAAACCCGGCGGCAATTTCTTCTTCGAGCTTGACTTCCTCGGCGCTGCCCCAGTTTGCGACCCGCAATGAAATTTTATTCTGCGCCAATGAAATTGAAACGAGGCCAAACGCAATGAACAAGTTGAGGAGATTTTTGAACATCACCAAATCTTTGGCAAAACAAGTAGCCCGACTCATATTTTTGATGAAACTCCGGCGCGATGAAAAACGCTGAAATCGCATTCATCATCGGTACTAATTTGAGGTGACAAGAGGACAAGTGCAAGAAAAATTTCGTTTGTTGGAGCCGAATTTTCGCTGAAAAGCCGCAGATTTGAGCTTGACAAAGTGCGAGATTTTCGTAAATTTAAAGTAAAATAAAACGAATCCACTTCCGACAACAGCTCGAGCCCGGCGAGATGGAAGTGCCGTGGCGCAGCCCAAAATATATTGCCTCAAGTTAAAGGAAAGGATCGATATGCTGGTTGAATTTCGCATTATTCCAGTTGGCATTGGAGAAGAACTCAAAGAATTGGTGGCCAAGATGCTGGCCATAGTCGAAAAAAGCGAGCTCGATTATCAACTGACGGCGATGGGCACGTTGCTGGAAGGCGAATGGGAGGAGATCATGTTCGTCGTCAAAAAGTGCCACGATGAAATCAAGAAGTTGTCCGAACGCGTCGTGACGGAAATCATCATCGACGACCGCAAAGACATGAAAGGCCGGCTGAAGGGCAAGGTGTTGGAGGTGGAATACGTTTTGGGGAAAGGCTTGCGGACAGGGGGATTAACATAAGATCAATAATGAGTCATTTTATCTGTCACCTGGAATGTCGACCATAACATTAAAAAACTCTCTGCCTCATAATATCGAAATTGAACTACAGAGCATACTCGATGTGCTCAAAAGACACGGCGTGCAACGAGTCATTCTGTATGGCTCGTTTGCCCGGGGCGATGATCGCGATGAATCTGATTTTGATCTGTGTGTCGATGGGATTTTCAGCCGGGACTTTTTTTTGGGCGGTCGCGGAATCTCTCATGGTAACAAGCCGTCCACTGAGCATTGTCGATTTGAAAGATGTCACAGGATATTTACGTGAACGAATTCTGACAGAGGGCAGGGTAATCTATGGCGCCAAAGGAATTTCAGAAGGAACTCCTGTTTGGGCTCGAGAATTTGGAAAAGGTGAAAAACGATATCGACACCTTTCAAAGAAGCACCGCGGATTCTGGGATACGCAATTCAGCCATAGCTTATGCATTGATAGGATACTTCAACGCGCTGGAGCATTTGATGATTCGGCTTCTCAAATTTCTTAAAGCAACCTTGAAAATGCCGTAGCGCAGGCTTCCAGCCTGCATGCAGACAAGATGTCTGCGCTACATTTTCCTCGTGGTAGATGTGCAAACGTACATGACAAATTATTCAAAAAGTGGCACCAAGCTTTTCTTGAAATTTTTTCATATAGGAGTGACAATATGCTCTTCGATCTCGACATGATCCACCGCGTTTACGCTGGTATAAAGCCAAAAGTAGAAGCCGGCCGCAAACTTTATGGTCGGCCCTTGACGTTGACCGAGAAAATTTTGTGCGCGCATTTTACCGAGCTGCCCAAAGCGCCACCGGAACGCAAGAAAACCTACGTCAATCTCTCGCCGGATCGTGTGGCGATGCAAGATGCCACGGCGCAGATGGCGCTGCTGCAATTCATGACCGCCGGCATCCCCAAAACCGCAGTGCCTTCGACGGTGCATTGCGATCATCTGATTCAAGCCAAACTCGGGGCGCATGCGGATTTGGCGCGGGCGCGCGACGAGAACAAAGAAGTTTATGATTTTCTCGCCAGCGTTTCGCAAAAATACGGCATTGGCTTTTGGAAGCCGGGTGCCGGCATTATCCACCAAGTCGTGTTGGAAAATTATGCCTTCCCCGGCGGGATGATGATTGGCACCGACTCGCACACGCCCAACGCCGGCGGCCTCGGCATGATCGCCATCGGTGTCGGCGGCGCCGATGCGGTGGACGTGATGGCCGGCATTCCCTGGGAGTTGAAATGGCCCGGCCTCATCGGCGTGCATCTCAAAGGCAAAATGAATGGCTGGACCGCGCCGAAAGACGTGATTCTGCGCGTTGCCGGCATTCTCACGGTGAAAGGCGGGACGAATAATATCATCGAATATTTCGGCGAGGGCGCACGCGCGATCAGCGCCACCGGCAAGGCGACGATCACCAACATGGGCGCGGAAATCGGCGCGACGACGTCGATTTTCCCATTCGATGATCGCATGGAAACGTATTTGATCGCCACCGGACGCGCCGAAGTTGCCAAGGCGGCAAAAGCCGTTGCCGAATGCCTCGTCCCGGATCCGGAAGTTTTAAAATCGCCCGAAAAATTTTATGATCAGATTATTGAAATCGATCTCTCGACACTGGAGCCGTATGTGAACGGCCCGCTGACGCCGGATTTGGCGCGGCCGGTTTCACAGCTCGCGGCGGATGCGAAAAAGAATGATTATCCCGACGAGATCAAAGTCGCGCTGATCGGCAGTTGCACCAATTCTTCCTATGAAGACATCGAGCGCGCGGCGAGCGTGGCGAAACAAGCGTCGGCAAAAGGCTTGAAGGTCAAATCGAAATTCACCATCACGCCGGGCTCGGAGCAGATTCGCGCGACGATTGAGCGCGACGGCCAATTGCAGATTCTCACCGAGATCGGCGGCAAGGTGCTGGCGAATGCGTGCGGGCCGTGCATCGGGATGTGGAGCCGCGATGACATCAAGCCCGGTGAGCGCAATACGATCATCAATTCATACAACCGCAATTTTGCCAAACGCAATGACGACAATCCGAACACCCTCGCCTTTGTTGCCAGCCCGGAAATTGTGACGGCCTATGCGTTGGCCGGCCGGTTGAGCTTCAATCCGCTCACCGATACCTTGATGAATGAAAAAGGCGAGCAAGTCAAGCTCGAACCACCTACCGGTGTGGAGTTGCCGGCGCGGGGCTTCGATCCCGGTGACTCGGGCTATGTCCCGCCGGCAGAGGATGGCGCAACCGTGCAGGTCATCATTGATCCGCAGAGTGACCGCTTGCAAGCGCTTTCGCCATTTCCCGCGTGGGAGGGCAACGATTTGTTGGATATGCCTGTTTTGGTGAAAGCGAGGGGCAAATGCACAACAGATCATATCTCGCCAGCCGGCCAATGGTTGAAGTATCGTGGTCACCTCGACAACATCTCGAACAATTTGTTCAGCGGCGCGATCAACGCCTTTAACGGCGAAGCGGGGAAAGGCAAAAATATTTTTACCGGTGAAATAAAAACGTTTGCCGAAGTTGCGCGCGATTACAAGGCGATGATGGCGAGTGGCAAACTGGCCGGCTGGGTGGCGATCGGCGACGAGAACTATGGCGAAGGCTCATCGCGTGAGCACGCGGCAATGGAGCCGCGCTGGCTCGGCGGCCGCGCCGTGATTACGCGCAGTTTCGCGCGCATTCACGAAACCAATTTGAAAAAGCAGGGCATGCTGCCGCTGACATTCAAAAATCCGGCGGATTACGATTTGATTCGTGAAGATGACCGCGTGTCGATTGTGGGACTCGCCTCATTTGCGCCCGGCAAGCCGCTGAAGATGATCATCAAGCACGCCGACGGCACTTCTGATGAATGTGAATTAAGTCATTCGTTCAACGAGACGGCGATTGCCTGGTTCAAGGCCGGAAGCGCGTTGAATTTGATTGGCAGGGGTGGCAAATAGCCAGTGCCGGATGCTCTCATTTTCCGCGTTCATCGCAAACGTTGCTACTAAAACAATGTGATGTATCCCAACAATTTATTCAAGCAAGAATTTGCCGAGTCAATTCGGCTGCGCCCGCAGGGCGCTTCACCAGACGCGGAGATATTCCCATGCCTGAAGACATTACGTCCGTATTGAAAGAAGATCGCGTATTCAACCCCAGTCCGGATTTTTGCAAAAGAGCGCATATCAACAGCCTCGAAGAATATGAGGCAATGTACAAACGCTCGATCGATGATCCCGAGGGCTTTTGGGCCGAGCAGGCAGAGAAGGTGCATTGGTTTAAAAAATGGGACAAGGTGCTGGAATGGAACGAGCCGTTTGCCAAATGGTTTGTCGGCGCGAAGACGAACATTTCATATAATTGCTTGGATCGCCATCTGAGCTCATGGCGAAAGAACAAGGCGGCGATTATTTGGGAAGGCGAGCCCGGCGATTCGCGCGTGTTGACCTATCAGGATTTGCATCGCGAGGTTTGCAAGTTTGCCAACGTGCTCAAATCGCTCAATATCAAAGCCGGTGATCGCGTGATCATTTACATGCCGCAGATTCCGGAAGCGGCGATTGCGATGCTGGCGTGCGCCCGCATCGGCGCGACGCATT
Above is a genomic segment from candidate division KSB1 bacterium containing:
- a CDS encoding RAMP superfamily CRISPR-associated protein gives rise to the protein MLLQGKLFAESPIYRGNARKTLFTRDGDGTQRLISLPGEIAGTAQSLMDAFIGQSRSGGNIGLLNHLWQRLYKSQMPGNLIARVQCNLQEECYPRERLFDLRMGIRLDEDRWAAEANANYKYETLFRNAAFNLKIDVNDAALQQGDNAARLYYVLQELQAGRFWFGAGKSKGLGRCRIEMNIPFSASTTPSVNDRANHLTINLRFNANNPVLVGWNWGKLDPAVPAFAAIEGRLLVEAMRTLPEPIRQRLEMGIGGPILSPEAWKKKLAEYLPKVLAIWLRERANREVVGWVFPKAAVAKLGKGKHPLSKKTLDDLQPIVDKPFPSQEAAQTALEDALGKKSNMAKRVLEVLAQVRQTTQQFDHEAWRELAESLGFDVQLAERLEPQIQNEAALVQLLTPACGKIFPSLYQQVDRQINLLRSDPWIDAEIASREEHVRIKTMLLERKISEQQWKNPAAPPEGIRAATWKEFLDSHSRVDYHHMLQPRNLQKSISNDRNQIALLQACRDRVRQELTQPYNTDFRPGGVANREKSRKYGKPYDKMFMRMLVWTPSAKESGRWEVFIPGSTIKGAFRKRASQVLKTLWGESAQTHAKLDRLFGKQGERGLVFFSDAYLVDPKISPQAWCTMDGVRMDPKTAQPIEEAKADYLYAYGDQLAFELRLDIQDLDEKDLETFALLKHLLQDFQRGDIPLGGEKTCGFGWVKASVAGIRWVAANPNGIGKKLFGEQSASRAGIWHTLDLDGEAAARVLQPADALAANAKQISSSPIKTSQGFISHRAFAGFCGELMVTAEILTPTCVQESGEPSFKARLADGPIHGYDFFAMAPPEADKRGPQKIYALPSKSIKGMIRHLYAIASDSRQPSSDLSHLNPVDSLFGFVGAGQNQALMGRLAFNFGVFESPQLAWFKVPYPYGSWHFINGEWKKIQKGRVPIFRIGEDWRLFQHAPLAPIVEQVNEFKPDTAQASYLRAILPGAQCRFTIRFWNLEQQELQRLMWCLALEKGLAHKIGKGRYLGFGSLRLQIQPESYLTDWANRYTSQAAQNWRLPIDVNAWMNPQVIAHYDALKNALNAQHL
- a CDS encoding aconitate hydratase, which produces MLFDLDMIHRVYAGIKPKVEAGRKLYGRPLTLTEKILCAHFTELPKAPPERKKTYVNLSPDRVAMQDATAQMALLQFMTAGIPKTAVPSTVHCDHLIQAKLGAHADLARARDENKEVYDFLASVSQKYGIGFWKPGAGIIHQVVLENYAFPGGMMIGTDSHTPNAGGLGMIAIGVGGADAVDVMAGIPWELKWPGLIGVHLKGKMNGWTAPKDVILRVAGILTVKGGTNNIIEYFGEGARAISATGKATITNMGAEIGATTSIFPFDDRMETYLIATGRAEVAKAAKAVAECLVPDPEVLKSPEKFYDQIIEIDLSTLEPYVNGPLTPDLARPVSQLAADAKKNDYPDEIKVALIGSCTNSSYEDIERAASVAKQASAKGLKVKSKFTITPGSEQIRATIERDGQLQILTEIGGKVLANACGPCIGMWSRDDIKPGERNTIINSYNRNFAKRNDDNPNTLAFVASPEIVTAYALAGRLSFNPLTDTLMNEKGEQVKLEPPTGVELPARGFDPGDSGYVPPAEDGATVQVIIDPQSDRLQALSPFPAWEGNDLLDMPVLVKARGKCTTDHISPAGQWLKYRGHLDNISNNLFSGAINAFNGEAGKGKNIFTGEIKTFAEVARDYKAMMASGKLAGWVAIGDENYGEGSSREHAAMEPRWLGGRAVITRSFARIHETNLKKQGMLPLTFKNPADYDLIREDDRVSIVGLASFAPGKPLKMIIKHADGTSDECELSHSFNETAIAWFKAGSALNLIGRGGK
- a CDS encoding extracellular solute-binding protein; this translates as MFKNLLNLFIAFGLVSISLAQNKISLRVANWGSAEEVKLEEEIAAGFMRLHPNIEVQIESIPTNYKEKILTYIASGEPPDVFLLDSVIIPALLNKGILLDLRPYLASLNVDLGDYFPNVLSIFSKGESLYALPKDFTPLVMYYNKRLFDQARLTYPGSDWTWDDYLRLAQQLTRDEDGDGRPDQFGTVFSNYFYLWQPWVWMAGGDIFDSTGVSAAGYFDSPATERALQFLIDLRTKHRVAPDDVALKTGAGSTGMFLSGKIAMISSGHWALPSFKKYIARGDLKIGAVPLPRPGGGSLVTPIYAAGWCVPKSTLQREWALRLAAFFSDSHAARIRSRSGIGVPAVKTIAQWQQETDPDQLEQAFIESIPYGRQPWGTKIDEFSRVETMTQNAVDEVMIGGRNIHEVFSATARALDQELKNLARLSNQTVALKGNPEILSFLWIVVAVSLLVAGSGILISKRRERKTLMRAYGFLAPSFFLLLIFVFAPLLFSLYLSFHQWNVVSAAKPFIGLENFQVLFTDRAFWNALKNTAIYSLHVPVGMAVSLAVALLMNQKIRGVNFLRTLFFLPSVSSFVAIALVWQWMYHPQFGLANHLLSWLGLPPLNWLRDPSTALFAIMLMSIWMGIGYQMVIFLAGLQNIPPEFYEAARTDGANAWQRFWKITFPLLMPTTFFILVTSIIGSFQVFAFVYVMTEGGPLRSTDVVVYHIYQNAWEYLKMGYASAMSWLFFLIIMAATWVQFKLLGKKMEY
- a CDS encoding MTH1187 family thiamine-binding protein; translated protein: MLVEFRIIPVGIGEELKELVAKMLAIVEKSELDYQLTAMGTLLEGEWEEIMFVVKKCHDEIKKLSERVVTEIIIDDRKDMKGRLKGKVLEVEYVLGKGLRTGGLT